One genomic segment of Salinigranum rubrum includes these proteins:
- a CDS encoding D-2-hydroxyacid dehydrogenase: protein MSENTDPDPDVVVLREGTEGLSMESYAETLRERLPDRRVALARTPKQERELAPRARVVTGITIDEDLVVDSRMEVFACTFAGIDHLPKETLEEQRIRVTNAGGIHAPGIAEQAVGNMLVFARRLHEGWRRKQRSEWRHFQSREFTDSTVTVVGLGSIGEAVVQRLQGMEVDTIGVRYTPEKGGPTDEVVGFDEDAIHDALSRSEYVVVACPLNDLTRGLIGEAELATMPPEAVLVNTARGGIVDTDALVAALRSNKIRGAALDVTDPEPLPSEHPLWDLENCLITPHTGGHTPKHWDRLADIVARNVERLDTGEELENLVLAPSED from the coding sequence ATGAGCGAGAACACCGACCCCGACCCGGACGTCGTCGTCCTCCGCGAGGGGACCGAGGGCCTGTCGATGGAATCGTACGCCGAGACGCTGCGCGAACGCCTCCCCGACCGGCGGGTCGCGCTCGCCCGTACCCCGAAGCAGGAGCGCGAACTCGCCCCCAGAGCGCGGGTCGTCACCGGCATCACCATCGACGAGGACCTCGTCGTCGACTCGCGGATGGAGGTGTTCGCCTGCACGTTCGCCGGTATCGACCACCTCCCGAAAGAGACGCTCGAAGAGCAGAGGATCAGGGTGACGAACGCCGGCGGCATCCACGCGCCCGGCATCGCCGAACAGGCCGTCGGGAACATGCTCGTCTTCGCTCGCCGCCTCCACGAGGGGTGGCGGCGCAAGCAGCGCTCGGAGTGGCGGCACTTCCAGTCGAGGGAGTTCACCGACTCCACGGTGACCGTCGTCGGCCTCGGCTCCATCGGGGAAGCCGTCGTCCAGCGCCTGCAGGGGATGGAGGTCGACACCATCGGCGTCCGCTACACGCCCGAGAAGGGCGGCCCGACGGACGAAGTCGTCGGCTTCGACGAGGACGCGATTCACGACGCGCTCTCGCGGAGCGAGTACGTCGTCGTCGCCTGCCCGCTCAACGACCTGACGCGCGGGCTCATCGGCGAGGCGGAACTGGCGACGATGCCGCCGGAAGCCGTTCTCGTCAACACGGCGCGGGGAGGAATCGTCGACACCGACGCACTCGTGGCGGCGCTCCGCTCGAACAAGATTCGCGGGGCGGCGCTGGACGTGACCGACCCCGAGCCCCTCCCGAGCGAACATCCGCTGTGGGACCTGGAGAACTGTCTCATCACGCCTCACACGGGCGGTCACACCCCGAAACACTGGGACCGACTGGCCGACATCGTCGCGCGGAACGTCGAACGACTCGACACGGGCGAAGAGTTGGAGAACCTGGTCCTCGCACCGAGCGAGGACTGA
- a CDS encoding amidohydrolase — MVESIHEPIRERLPELRRELHRYPEPGWCEFHTTARLVEEIERIGVDELAVGPDAYDPADRMAVPSDDRLEEWYDRARDRNVDPALLDKMAGGNTGVVAVLDRGDGPAVGLRVDIDGLFIKESEDREHLPAQEGFNSETGETMHACGHDAHMTWGLATLEAIKESDFDGRLVVFFQPAEEVSGGGHPMAESDYAADLDYLFAVHVGLDHPTGEVVAGIERPLAMCHLDVDIRGTSAHAGKAPEEGNNAIQALGTAIENVYGIPRHSAGMTRVNVGRVEGGTASNIVAEQVTAVAEARGETTALMEYVKSEVVHRFETASEMHGCRAEVDVVSESPRADSDPELAAVVEHVARDTDGVDSVVSLADFGASEDATFLMERVQEEGGLATYLVVGTDHPTSHHTPTFDVDERSLPIGVEVLTGAILAVEEGEP, encoded by the coding sequence ATGGTCGAGTCGATTCATGAGCCGATTCGTGAGCGACTGCCCGAACTCAGACGCGAACTCCACCGATATCCGGAGCCGGGGTGGTGTGAGTTCCACACGACTGCTCGCCTCGTCGAGGAGATCGAACGGATCGGCGTCGACGAACTCGCGGTCGGTCCCGACGCGTACGACCCCGCGGACCGGATGGCGGTCCCGTCCGACGACCGGCTGGAGGAGTGGTACGACCGCGCCCGCGACCGGAACGTCGACCCCGCACTCCTCGACAAGATGGCCGGCGGGAACACCGGCGTCGTCGCCGTCCTCGACCGGGGTGACGGTCCCGCCGTCGGCCTCCGCGTCGACATCGACGGGCTGTTTATCAAGGAGTCCGAGGACCGAGAACACCTCCCCGCACAGGAGGGATTCAACTCGGAGACCGGAGAGACGATGCACGCCTGCGGGCACGACGCCCACATGACGTGGGGGCTCGCGACGCTCGAAGCCATCAAGGAGAGTGACTTCGACGGTCGACTCGTCGTGTTCTTCCAGCCCGCGGAGGAGGTTTCCGGCGGGGGGCATCCGATGGCCGAAAGCGACTACGCCGCCGATCTCGACTACCTCTTCGCGGTCCACGTCGGCCTCGACCACCCCACCGGAGAGGTCGTCGCCGGCATCGAACGACCGTTGGCGATGTGTCACCTCGACGTCGACATCCGGGGAACGTCGGCCCACGCCGGGAAGGCCCCCGAGGAGGGGAACAACGCCATCCAGGCGCTCGGCACCGCCATCGAGAACGTCTACGGGATCCCGCGACACTCAGCGGGGATGACGCGGGTGAACGTCGGCCGGGTCGAAGGCGGGACCGCGAGCAACATCGTCGCCGAGCAGGTCACCGCAGTCGCGGAGGCCCGCGGCGAGACGACGGCGCTCATGGAGTACGTCAAATCGGAAGTCGTCCACCGGTTCGAGACGGCCTCGGAGATGCACGGCTGTCGGGCGGAGGTGGACGTGGTGAGCGAGAGCCCCCGGGCCGACAGCGACCCCGAACTCGCCGCCGTCGTCGAACACGTCGCCCGCGACACCGACGGCGTCGACAGCGTGGTCTCGTTGGCCGACTTCGGGGCCAGCGAGGACGCGACGTTCCTCATGGAACGGGTCCAGGAGGAGGGCGGCCTCGCCACCTACCTCGTCGTCGGCACGGACCACCCGACGAGTCACCACACCCCGACGTTCGACGTCGACGAGCGGAGCCTCCCCATCGGCGTCGAGGTGCTGACGGGCGCCATCCTGGCTGTGGAGGAAGGCGAACCGTGA
- the ilvA gene encoding threonine ammonia-lyase — translation MWRKANRERRAGPPASDIVTLADVEAARDRLDGVVHRTPLDTSTTLAERCGAAAVGLKLENTQRTGSFKIRGAYNAMARLSDEERERGVVAASAGNHAQGVALAGRLLGIDATIVVPRVTPAAKIEATRGYGAEVVVEGESYEPAYEHALELRDREERAFVHPFDDRDVIAGQGTVGLELREQFDPDTVLVSIGGGGLISGVATALKAHVPDTRVVGVQPEGAAHAGPSLERDAIHRLDEVDTVAEGIADARLLEKTFAVIRERVDSVVAVTDTDLAVASTLLAERAKTVAEAAGAAPVAALLSGAVDVAGERVACVVSGGNTNLSDHADLTRVGLMELDRYVEARLALRGWPTSVGDVTETVEAEGAELDELERARPTAADDPNRTPVRIGLEGSGAEHLTGVLSALDDLSPVTVVDHSLDE, via the coding sequence CTGTGGAGGAAGGCGAACCGTGAGCGGCGCGCAGGTCCCCCCGCGTCGGACATCGTCACGCTCGCCGACGTCGAGGCCGCCCGCGACCGCCTCGACGGCGTCGTCCACCGGACGCCGCTCGACACTTCGACCACCCTCGCCGAGCGCTGTGGCGCCGCGGCGGTCGGGCTCAAACTCGAAAACACCCAGCGGACGGGGTCGTTCAAGATTCGCGGCGCGTACAACGCGATGGCTCGACTCTCGGACGAAGAACGCGAGCGTGGTGTCGTCGCCGCCAGCGCCGGGAACCACGCGCAGGGCGTCGCGCTCGCCGGCCGACTGCTGGGCATCGACGCGACCATCGTCGTGCCCAGGGTGACGCCCGCGGCGAAAATCGAGGCGACGCGCGGCTACGGCGCCGAGGTCGTCGTCGAGGGCGAGAGCTACGAACCGGCGTACGAGCACGCGCTCGAACTCCGCGACCGGGAGGAGAGAGCGTTCGTCCACCCGTTCGACGACCGGGACGTCATCGCCGGCCAGGGGACGGTCGGCCTCGAACTCCGCGAGCAGTTCGACCCCGACACCGTGCTCGTCTCCATCGGCGGCGGCGGCCTCATCTCGGGCGTCGCGACGGCGCTGAAGGCGCACGTCCCCGACACACGAGTCGTCGGCGTCCAGCCCGAGGGGGCGGCCCACGCCGGGCCCTCGCTCGAACGCGACGCCATCCACCGTCTGGACGAGGTCGACACCGTCGCCGAGGGTATCGCCGACGCCCGCCTCTTGGAGAAGACGTTCGCCGTGATACGCGAGCGGGTCGATAGCGTGGTGGCGGTGACAGACACGGACCTCGCGGTGGCGTCCACGCTGTTGGCCGAGCGGGCGAAAACGGTGGCAGAGGCGGCGGGTGCCGCCCCGGTCGCCGCGCTCCTCTCGGGCGCCGTCGACGTCGCGGGCGAGCGGGTCGCCTGCGTCGTCTCCGGCGGCAACACGAACCTCTCCGACCACGCCGACCTGACGCGGGTGGGGCTGATGGAACTCGACCGCTACGTCGAGGCGCGCCTCGCGCTCCGCGGGTGGCCGACGAGCGTCGGCGACGTGACCGAGACGGTCGAAGCGGAGGGAGCCGAACTCGACGAACTCGAACGCGCGCGGCCGACGGCGGCGGACGACCCGAACCGAACACCGGTTCGAATCGGCCTCGAAGGCAGCGGCGCGGAACACCTCACGGGCGTGCTCAGCGCGCTCGACGACCTCTCACCCGTTACCGTGGTCGACCACAGCCTCGACGAGTAG
- a CDS encoding aminotransferase class III-fold pyridoxal phosphate-dependent enzyme, which translates to MDRDTAEPKAEALPGPNAQRWIEFHAERAAPSEYSHDFVWDITAEADGPFVTDVDGNVLLDFTCHIGAAPLGYDNEKVLSKLREFDLVEPLKIAGQDLYFGAGPDPATADFPSSSHLMNRLVDVSDEYGMDTVFLSNSGAEAVENAMKITHDHNPAAQYGVAFSGSFHGRTLGTLSLTKAKDVYTRHYPQVAGIETVPFCDDRGCTPDTCDCGFFAGGESRFRSMLAPEGGHIDPGEVAFAVLEPIQGVGGYRFPSESFMAEVGDVCDTYDIPLVVDEIQSGVGRTGEMWASNHYAIDPDVICAAKGLRVGATVSRAEIFPSEKNRLGSTFGGGDILASMYGAFTLEAIEEHDLLANATQRGEEAKERLRDGAPDHVEDVRGKGLMLAVEFDSAERRNAVVKAALDRGMLTLGCGKKTIRLLPPLDVTEREIEMGTEIFREAMDAVASTATA; encoded by the coding sequence ATGGACAGGGACACCGCGGAACCGAAAGCGGAGGCGCTGCCCGGTCCCAACGCGCAGCGGTGGATCGAGTTTCACGCCGAGCGTGCCGCCCCGAGCGAGTACTCCCACGACTTCGTCTGGGACATCACCGCCGAGGCGGACGGGCCGTTCGTCACCGACGTCGACGGGAACGTCCTCCTCGACTTCACGTGCCACATCGGCGCCGCGCCGCTCGGCTACGACAACGAGAAGGTGCTCTCGAAGCTCCGCGAGTTCGACCTCGTCGAGCCGCTGAAGATCGCCGGCCAGGACCTGTACTTCGGTGCGGGGCCCGACCCCGCGACGGCCGACTTCCCCAGTTCGAGCCACCTGATGAACCGCCTCGTCGACGTCTCGGACGAGTACGGGATGGACACGGTGTTCCTCTCGAACTCGGGCGCGGAGGCCGTCGAGAACGCGATGAAGATCACCCACGACCACAACCCCGCCGCACAGTACGGCGTCGCCTTCTCGGGGAGCTTCCACGGCCGCACGCTGGGAACGCTCTCGCTCACGAAGGCGAAGGACGTCTACACGCGGCACTACCCGCAGGTCGCCGGTATCGAGACCGTTCCGTTCTGTGACGACCGCGGCTGTACCCCCGACACGTGTGACTGTGGGTTCTTCGCGGGAGGGGAGTCGCGATTCCGGTCGATGCTCGCGCCCGAGGGCGGGCACATCGACCCCGGCGAGGTCGCCTTCGCCGTCCTCGAACCCATCCAGGGGGTGGGCGGCTACCGCTTCCCGAGCGAGTCGTTCATGGCCGAGGTGGGCGACGTCTGCGACACCTACGACATCCCGCTCGTCGTCGACGAGATACAGTCGGGCGTCGGGAGAACGGGGGAGATGTGGGCGTCGAACCACTACGCCATCGACCCGGACGTCATCTGCGCGGCGAAGGGACTGCGGGTCGGCGCGACGGTGTCCCGAGCGGAGATTTTCCCCAGCGAGAAGAACCGGCTCGGGTCGACGTTCGGCGGCGGCGACATCCTCGCGTCGATGTACGGGGCGTTCACCCTCGAAGCCATCGAGGAGCACGACCTGCTGGCGAACGCGACCCAACGGGGCGAAGAGGCGAAGGAACGACTCCGCGACGGCGCGCCCGACCACGTCGAGGACGTCCGCGGGAAGGGGCTCATGCTCGCCGTCGAGTTCGATTCGGCCGAGCGACGGAACGCGGTCGTGAAGGCCGCGCTCGACCGCGGCATGCTCACCCTCGGCTGTGGGAAGAAGACGATCCGCCTCCTCCCGCCGCTCGACGTGACCGAGCGGGAGATCGAGATGGGGACGGAGATATTCCGCGAGGCGATGGACGCCGTCGCCTCGACGGCGACCGCCTGA
- a CDS encoding BCCT family transporter translates to MSTSGGAVSEFLDEIEPTIFGAGAAITLLFVVAFAVSPDAAYNVVDGIRVWILAHFNWFFLFVMLGFVLFLGFLIFGPWGRLRMGDEDPEYSYFSYFAMMYSAGLAAGIVFWGPAEALFHYSTVPPIYDVSAESAAAMPVAVQYSIFHWSLTQWSCFTVMGIGIGYFVYNYDAPLRVSAVLTPVLGADNVNGPVGKIVDILAVFATLGGVATSLGFIGSQFITGLDFQWGVQLGDIGTILVITGMTVIFTISLVLGVDKGIRRLSNFNMALFLLLMVATLIFGPTVRILELGTQATGRFVGEFFQTSLYTDFTNGGDWANAWTVFYWLWPLAWSPFAGLFIARISRGRSVREVAFAGIGATSMATIPWFAIVGGSAVIMQHTGAANLLGPVTEYGESVSGYVLFGALPLVGTVLLFAFLLLVTTFFVTSADSSTLAVSMMTTGGKEHPSSINRVFWGVLQGLVASILMVVGGVNALQSAAIITGAPFAVVCLVAMLGLIRTFQKETGGVLLQDRTNIFGKPSKSDGSSGRVVAQDDD, encoded by the coding sequence GTGAGCACCTCCGGCGGTGCCGTGAGCGAGTTCCTCGACGAAATCGAGCCGACCATCTTCGGGGCCGGGGCGGCCATCACGCTGCTTTTCGTCGTCGCCTTCGCGGTGAGTCCGGACGCGGCGTACAACGTCGTAGACGGGATACGCGTGTGGATCCTCGCACACTTCAACTGGTTCTTCCTCTTCGTCATGCTGGGGTTCGTACTCTTCCTCGGCTTCCTCATCTTCGGACCCTGGGGCCGACTCAGGATGGGTGACGAGGACCCCGAGTACAGCTACTTTTCGTACTTCGCGATGATGTACTCCGCCGGCCTCGCCGCCGGCATCGTCTTCTGGGGCCCAGCCGAGGCGTTGTTCCACTACTCGACGGTCCCGCCCATCTACGACGTGTCGGCGGAGTCGGCGGCGGCGATGCCAGTCGCGGTGCAGTACTCCATCTTCCACTGGAGTCTCACCCAGTGGTCGTGTTTCACCGTGATGGGCATCGGCATCGGCTACTTCGTCTACAATTACGACGCCCCGCTGCGGGTCTCGGCGGTGCTGACGCCGGTCCTCGGTGCGGACAACGTCAACGGTCCGGTCGGGAAAATCGTCGACATCCTCGCCGTGTTCGCGACGCTCGGGGGCGTTGCCACCTCGCTCGGCTTCATCGGGAGCCAGTTCATCACCGGCCTCGACTTCCAGTGGGGGGTTCAACTGGGTGACATCGGAACCATCCTCGTCATCACGGGGATGACGGTCATCTTCACCATCTCGCTGGTGCTCGGCGTCGACAAGGGTATCCGGCGGCTGTCGAACTTCAACATGGCCCTCTTCCTCCTGCTGATGGTCGCGACGCTGATCTTCGGCCCGACGGTGCGCATCCTCGAACTCGGCACGCAGGCGACCGGGAGGTTCGTCGGCGAGTTCTTCCAGACGAGCCTCTACACCGACTTCACGAACGGCGGCGACTGGGCGAACGCGTGGACCGTCTTCTACTGGCTCTGGCCGCTCGCGTGGTCGCCCTTCGCGGGGCTGTTCATCGCCCGTATCTCGCGCGGCCGGAGCGTCCGCGAGGTCGCCTTCGCCGGGATCGGCGCGACGTCGATGGCGACCATCCCCTGGTTCGCCATCGTCGGCGGATCGGCGGTCATCATGCAGCACACGGGGGCGGCGAACCTCCTCGGTCCCGTCACCGAGTACGGCGAATCCGTCTCGGGCTACGTCCTCTTCGGGGCGCTCCCGCTCGTCGGGACGGTGCTCCTCTTCGCCTTCCTGCTCCTCGTGACGACGTTCTTCGTCACGTCGGCGGACTCCTCGACGCTCGCGGTGTCGATGATGACCACCGGCGGGAAGGAGCACCCCTCCTCTATCAACCGAGTCTTCTGGGGCGTGCTGCAGGGGCTCGTCGCCTCCATCCTGATGGTCGTCGGCGGTGTGAACGCGCTCCAGTCGGCAGCCATCATCACCGGCGCGCCGTTCGCCGTCGTCTGTCTCGTCGCGATGCTCGGGCTCATCCGGACGTTCCAGAAGGAGACGGGCGGCGTCTTGCTCCAGGACCGGACGAACATCTTCGGCAAGCCGAGCAAGAGTGACGGCTCCTCCGGGCGGGTGGTCGCACAGGACGACGACTGA
- a CDS encoding Rid family detoxifying hydrolase, with amino-acid sequence MSTDPVVTDDAPRNDNPYSQGVRAGDTLYVSGYGPVDPETGEEVTGAIEEQTERVLDNVAAVVRAAGGDGLDDMVKVTVYLTDLDDYDRVNEAYGARFGDDPPARVCVEVSRLPGEVRVEMDAVAYLG; translated from the coding sequence ATGTCCACAGACCCAGTCGTCACGGACGACGCACCGCGGAACGACAACCCTTACTCGCAGGGGGTGCGCGCCGGCGACACGCTGTACGTCTCCGGCTACGGCCCGGTCGACCCCGAAACCGGCGAGGAGGTGACGGGAGCCATCGAGGAACAGACCGAACGGGTCCTCGACAACGTCGCCGCCGTCGTCAGGGCGGCGGGCGGCGACGGCCTCGACGACATGGTGAAGGTGACCGTCTACCTCACCGACCTCGACGACTACGACCGGGTGAACGAAGCCTACGGCGCCCGGTTCGGCGACGACCCGCCGGCGAGAGTCTGCGTCGAGGTGTCGCGCCTTCCAGGAGAGGTCCGCGTCGAGATGGACGCCGTCGCGTATCTGGGTTGA